In Nomascus leucogenys isolate Asia chromosome 25, Asia_NLE_v1, whole genome shotgun sequence, a single genomic region encodes these proteins:
- the TMEM50B gene encoding transmembrane protein 50B codes for MAGFLDNFRWPECECIDWSERRNAVASVVAGILFFTGWWIMIDAAVVYPKPEQLNHAFHTCGVFSTLAFFMINAVSNAQVRGDSYESGCLGRTGARVWLFIGFMLMFGSLIASMWILFGAYVTQNTDVYPGLAVFFQNALIFFSTLIYKFGRTEELWT; via the exons ATGGCAGGCTTCCTAGATAATTTTCGTTGGCCAGAATGTGAATGTATTGACTGGAGTGAGAGAAGAAATGCTGTGGCGTCTGTTGTCGCAGGTATATTG ttttttacAGGCTGGTGGATAATGATTGATGCAGCTGTGGTGTATCCTAAGCCAGAACAGTTGAACCATGCCTTTCACACATGTGGTGTATTTTCCACGTTGGCTTTCTTCAT GATAAATGCTGTGTCCAATGCTCAGGTGAGAGGTGATAGCTATGAAAGCGGCTGTTTAGGAAGAACAG GTGCTCGAGTTTGGCTTTTCATTGGTTTCATGTTGATGTTTGGGTCACTTATTGCTTCCATGTGGATTCTTTTTGGTGCATATGTTACACAAA ATACTGATGTTTATCCGGGACTAGCTGTGTTTTTTCAAAATGCACTTATATTTTTTAG CACTCTGATCTACAAATTTGGAAGAACTGAAGAGCTATGGACCTGA